In a genomic window of uncultured Flavobacterium sp.:
- a CDS encoding DUF5009 domain-containing protein, producing the protein MKDRIISVDVLRGLTVLLMTVVNNPGSWDYVYPILDHAKWNGCTLADLVFPFFIFVVGIAVPLAMPIKQHKPENILKIITRSLRIICLGFFLYFFNSIYFLGLDGFPLLLVRLAITFIVGYALIGDFKLKTKTILAISLFVIFLTLAYGGHENFKDVRLPGVLQRIGIVYFFVSIIYLKTTIKTQIILSSSILLGYWAIMTLIPVPGFGQSNLEPITNLASWLDSILLKDHMYIATKTWDPEGILSTIPTIANGIIGLLIGQLLLKPLPKLEIAKKMGIISIILIISGLLWSVFFPINKALWTSSYVLFTAGIALLLLTLIYYIVDVLEHKKWTKFLLSWGVNPMIVFFVSGILPRALALIKVQNSENISEQINVRDYAYQYWISPLFENQMISSLTYSVLYILLWSCVLWYFYKKGMIFKV; encoded by the coding sequence ATGAAAGATCGCATTATTTCAGTTGATGTTTTAAGAGGACTTACCGTTTTATTGATGACGGTTGTAAATAATCCGGGAAGTTGGGATTATGTTTATCCAATTCTCGATCACGCAAAATGGAATGGCTGCACGCTGGCTGATCTCGTATTTCCGTTTTTTATTTTTGTCGTAGGAATTGCAGTTCCTTTGGCAATGCCCATTAAACAACATAAACCCGAAAATATTCTCAAAATAATAACACGTTCGTTGCGCATTATTTGCCTCGGATTCTTTTTGTACTTTTTTAATAGTATTTACTTTTTAGGATTGGATGGATTTCCGCTTTTGCTTGTTCGTTTAGCGATTACATTTATAGTTGGATATGCTTTAATTGGCGATTTTAAGCTAAAAACTAAAACTATTCTAGCAATTAGTTTATTTGTAATTTTTCTGACTCTGGCTTATGGCGGACACGAAAACTTTAAAGACGTGAGACTTCCCGGCGTTCTACAACGCATTGGGATTGTGTATTTCTTTGTTTCTATTATCTATTTAAAAACTACTATAAAAACTCAAATCATTCTAAGTTCTTCAATTTTATTGGGATATTGGGCAATAATGACGTTGATTCCTGTTCCCGGATTTGGTCAATCAAACCTTGAACCTATTACTAATCTGGCTTCCTGGTTAGACAGTATTTTACTAAAAGATCATATGTATATTGCTACCAAAACCTGGGATCCAGAAGGAATTTTAAGTACTATTCCAACTATCGCAAACGGAATAATTGGTTTACTGATTGGGCAATTACTTCTTAAACCTTTGCCAAAACTGGAAATTGCCAAAAAAATGGGAATTATCAGTATTATATTGATTATTTCGGGATTGCTATGGTCTGTGTTTTTCCCAATAAACAAAGCACTTTGGACGAGTTCTTACGTTTTATTTACTGCCGGAATTGCGCTTTTACTTCTTACACTGATCTATTATATTGTAGATGTATTGGAACACAAAAAATGGACGAAATTTTTATTGAGTTGGGGCGTAAATCCAATGATTGTATTTTTCGTTTCCGGAATATTGCCTCGCGCACTTGCTTTAATTAAAGTTCAGAACTCGGAAAATATTTCGGAACAAATAAACGTTAGAGATTATGCCTACCAATACTGGATAAGTCCGCTTTTTGAAAATCAAATGATATCGTCCCTTACTTATTCCGTACTATATATTCTTTTATGGAGTTGTGTTTTATGGTATTTTTACAAAAAGGGCATGATTTTTAAGGTATAA
- a CDS encoding anhydro-N-acetylmuramic acid kinase: MNKNISALYQIAQKETRKIIGLMSGTSLDGLDIALCEISGSGQNTAVKVTQFETIDYSEEIKIEIRKVFAKKEIDFQHLVMLNEWIGILHAEMINAFLKKRNISTDEIDLIASHGQTVLHAPKFLHQQEKFPNATLQIGDGDHIAVKTGIITLSDFRQKHIAAGGEGAPLAVYGDYFLFGKKGENRIMLNMGGIANFTFLPASLNAEETFVTDTGTGNTLIDLFTKQYFPEKSYDKDAEIAQQGTVNQLLLDNLKDDAFFTQEFPKTIGPELFGEAYVKTALAKSNINTISASDLLATLTRFSAETIAEAIHYAIKNSASKLEDFKIYMSGGGTHNPLLVKWLKELLPCTFHKSDDLGISGDAKEAVLFAILANQTVAGNDFNFGSHQGIPSVTMGKISLPN, from the coding sequence ATGAACAAAAATATAAGCGCACTTTACCAAATCGCTCAAAAAGAAACCCGAAAAATCATCGGATTAATGTCAGGAACTTCGCTTGATGGACTTGATATTGCGTTATGCGAAATTTCGGGCTCAGGCCAAAATACCGCTGTCAAAGTAACTCAATTTGAAACTATCGATTACTCGGAAGAAATTAAAATTGAGATCCGTAAAGTTTTTGCGAAGAAAGAAATTGATTTTCAGCATTTGGTAATGCTCAACGAATGGATTGGTATTTTGCACGCCGAAATGATCAACGCTTTTCTTAAAAAAAGGAATATTTCTACTGATGAAATTGATTTAATTGCTTCGCACGGTCAAACGGTTTTGCATGCGCCAAAGTTTTTGCATCAACAGGAAAAATTCCCAAACGCTACTTTACAAATTGGCGATGGCGATCATATTGCAGTAAAAACAGGCATTATCACTTTGTCTGATTTTAGACAAAAACATATTGCAGCAGGTGGCGAAGGCGCTCCATTGGCGGTTTATGGCGATTATTTTTTATTTGGGAAAAAAGGCGAAAACCGCATTATGCTCAACATGGGCGGAATTGCGAATTTTACTTTTTTACCTGCTTCCTTAAATGCCGAAGAAACTTTTGTAACCGATACCGGAACCGGAAATACTTTAATTGATCTTTTTACAAAACAATATTTTCCTGAAAAAAGTTACGACAAAGATGCCGAAATCGCGCAACAAGGAACCGTAAATCAATTGTTATTAGACAACTTGAAAGACGATGCATTTTTCACTCAGGAATTTCCAAAAACTATTGGTCCGGAACTTTTTGGCGAAGCTTATGTAAAAACTGCTTTGGCAAAAAGCAACATTAATACAATTTCAGCATCAGATTTATTGGCAACTTTAACGCGTTTTAGTGCCGAAACAATTGCCGAAGCTATTCATTATGCTATAAAAAACAGCGCTTCTAAACTTGAAGATTTTAAAATCTATATGTCGGGCGGAGGAACACATAATCCATTATTAGTAAAATGGTTAAAAGAATTATTGCCTTGTACATTTCACAAAAGTGATGATTTGGGAATTTCAGGCGATGCCAAAGAAGCAGTTTTATTTGCGATTCTTGCCAATCAAACTGTAGCAGGAAACGATTTTAATTTTGGTTCTCATCAAGGAATCCCATCTGTAACTATGGGGAAAATTTCATTGCCCAATTAA
- a CDS encoding family 10 glycosylhydrolase has product MHKNQQLLFSILFLFFFGWKSNAQESTAHPKHEFRGVWIATVVNIDWPKTATDGVEKEKADYLEILEAYKKLNYNAVIVQVRSVGDALYPSELAPWSRFLTGKEGQAPNPYYDVLAWMIEEAHKRGFEFHAWLNPYRATFDLNKQQLSPNHDIFKHPEWMIEYGGKIYYDPALPEVQEHLTKVVKEVVDKYDIDAIHFDDYFYPYTVPGKTFNDTASYKKYGAGLSLGDWRRANVSNFVHTISTMIKTSKPWVQFGISPFGVWRNKSVDPKGSETQSTANYDDLYADPVLWMDQKWIDYIAPQLYWSMNNPRASYSKLVKWWSENSNNTAIYIGHASYKIRGDGDKSWNFATEIPNQVDFARSFKNVGGSAYFSSKWFIDKNFDVVRLLAENQYKYPALPAAVPNLKHIVIDIPVVNEFQKDSTNKYLFNIKSPLNTQVRYMVIYGGENVSKVDINDPSKIVDKIAVNQYDGTIVFSIPAEKMKQYKACAVTFIDYFANESTPTAIDLKKNYKIYTPAQPDENR; this is encoded by the coding sequence ATGCATAAAAATCAGCAACTATTATTCTCTATTCTATTTTTATTTTTCTTTGGATGGAAATCCAATGCACAGGAAAGTACTGCACACCCTAAACACGAATTTAGAGGTGTCTGGATTGCGACCGTTGTAAATATCGACTGGCCAAAAACCGCCACTGATGGTGTAGAAAAAGAAAAAGCAGATTATCTCGAGATTTTAGAAGCTTATAAAAAACTAAATTATAATGCAGTAATTGTTCAGGTTAGAAGTGTTGGAGATGCTCTTTATCCTTCTGAACTTGCTCCGTGGTCTCGATTTTTAACAGGGAAAGAAGGTCAGGCGCCAAATCCATATTATGATGTTTTGGCTTGGATGATTGAGGAAGCACACAAAAGAGGTTTCGAATTTCATGCTTGGCTGAATCCTTATCGCGCTACTTTTGATCTAAACAAACAACAATTAAGTCCAAATCACGACATTTTTAAACATCCGGAATGGATGATTGAATATGGCGGAAAAATCTATTATGATCCTGCTTTGCCTGAAGTTCAGGAACATTTGACTAAAGTTGTAAAAGAAGTTGTAGATAAATACGATATCGACGCGATTCATTTTGATGATTATTTTTATCCATATACCGTTCCCGGAAAGACATTTAACGATACCGCATCTTACAAAAAATATGGCGCAGGTTTAAGTCTTGGCGATTGGCGTCGTGCCAATGTGAGCAACTTTGTTCACACTATTTCGACAATGATCAAAACGAGCAAACCTTGGGTACAATTCGGGATAAGTCCGTTTGGAGTTTGGCGTAATAAATCAGTAGATCCAAAAGGTTCTGAAACTCAATCGACAGCAAATTACGACGATTTGTATGCAGATCCTGTTTTATGGATGGACCAAAAATGGATTGATTATATCGCTCCTCAATTGTATTGGAGCATGAATAATCCGAGAGCTTCTTATTCGAAATTAGTAAAATGGTGGTCAGAAAACTCTAATAATACTGCTATTTACATTGGACATGCTTCTTATAAAATCAGAGGCGACGGTGACAAAAGCTGGAATTTTGCAACTGAAATTCCAAATCAGGTTGATTTTGCCAGAAGTTTTAAGAACGTTGGCGGAAGCGCCTATTTCAGTTCTAAATGGTTCATAGATAAAAACTTTGATGTGGTGCGTTTATTAGCAGAAAACCAATATAAATATCCGGCACTTCCTGCTGCGGTTCCTAATTTGAAACACATTGTAATTGACATTCCGGTTGTAAATGAATTTCAGAAAGACAGTACTAATAAATATTTATTCAATATTAAATCTCCATTGAACACTCAGGTTCGTTATATGGTGATTTATGGAGGAGAAAATGTCTCTAAAGTAGATATTAATGATCCTTCGAAAATAGTTGACAAAATCGCGGTTAATCAATATGACGGAACAATTGTATTTTCTATTCCTGCCGAAAAAATGAAACAGTACAAAGCTTGTGCTGTAACATTTATTGATTATTTTGCGAACGAAAGTACTCCAACTGCAATCGACTTAAAAAAGAATTATAAAATCTATACCCCTGCACAACCTGATGAAAATAGATAA
- a CDS encoding MFS transporter has product MKIDNKPWFWIPFLNFTSGLPYAVIISVSVIMYKNLGISNEDIGVYTSLLYLPWVIKPLWSPFIELTGTKRKWFLSMQLLISLAFLLVGFTIPASGFFIMTLAIFWVAAFASASNDIATDGFYLLVLPKEEQSFFLGIRSTFYRLSMLAGNGLIVLLAGYLEHKYGDNTKAWSYTMIFVGLLMTFITIYNFIFTPKNEINASESTDKVHHQNFATIFISFFQKKQIGIILAFILVFRLGESQLLKMLTPFLLDGREIGGMGLDTEAVGIIYGTLGIFALTVGGILGGIALSKHGLTKWMFPMFLAMHLPILGFIGLAHFQPQELFHLHLNFYFFEINSPLNLYTCITVILEQFGYGFGFTGFMMYLIYVAEGESKTAHYALATGFMALGMMLPGMLSGFIQKYLGYEHFFIWVIIATIPGLILSRFLIFPKDFGKKSEEV; this is encoded by the coding sequence ATGAAAATAGATAATAAACCCTGGTTCTGGATTCCGTTTCTAAATTTTACATCCGGTTTGCCCTATGCCGTAATTATCTCAGTTTCTGTAATTATGTACAAGAATCTGGGTATTTCAAACGAAGATATTGGCGTTTATACCAGTTTATTATACTTACCTTGGGTTATAAAACCGCTTTGGAGTCCGTTTATTGAGTTGACGGGAACTAAACGAAAATGGTTTCTATCAATGCAATTATTAATTTCGCTTGCCTTTTTACTGGTCGGATTTACGATTCCTGCGAGTGGCTTTTTTATAATGACTTTAGCAATTTTCTGGGTCGCAGCTTTTGCTTCGGCTTCGAATGATATTGCGACTGATGGCTTTTATTTATTGGTTTTACCAAAAGAAGAGCAATCTTTTTTCTTAGGAATCAGAAGTACGTTTTACAGACTTTCGATGCTTGCCGGAAACGGATTAATTGTTTTGCTTGCCGGTTATTTAGAACATAAATATGGTGACAATACAAAAGCGTGGTCTTATACCATGATTTTTGTTGGTTTATTAATGACATTTATTACGATTTACAATTTCATTTTTACTCCAAAAAATGAAATAAATGCATCAGAAAGTACCGACAAAGTACATCATCAAAACTTTGCAACTATATTTATAAGTTTCTTCCAAAAAAAACAAATTGGAATAATCCTGGCTTTTATACTTGTTTTCAGACTTGGTGAATCTCAATTACTAAAAATGTTAACTCCGTTTTTACTTGACGGAAGAGAAATTGGAGGAATGGGATTAGATACTGAAGCGGTTGGAATTATTTACGGAACTTTAGGGATTTTCGCTTTAACAGTTGGAGGAATTTTAGGCGGAATCGCACTTTCTAAACATGGTCTGACTAAATGGATGTTTCCAATGTTTCTTGCCATGCATTTGCCTATTCTTGGCTTTATTGGATTAGCTCATTTTCAGCCGCAAGAGCTTTTTCATCTTCATTTAAATTTTTATTTTTTCGAAATTAACTCTCCTTTAAATCTATATACCTGCATCACTGTTATTCTGGAACAATTTGGATACGGTTTTGGTTTTACAGGTTTTATGATGTATTTAATATATGTTGCCGAAGGAGAATCAAAAACAGCACATTATGCACTTGCAACAGGTTTTATGGCATTAGGAATGATGCTTCCGGGAATGTTAAGTGGTTTTATTCAAAAATATTTAGGTTATGAACACTTCTTTATTTGGGTAATAATCGCCACAATTCCAGGTCTTATTTTATCACGTTTTTTAATTTTCCCAAAAGATTTTGGGAAGAAATCTGAAGAAGTTTAA
- a CDS encoding glycoside hydrolase family 3 N-terminal domain-containing protein encodes MKMTAQALRQKVGQFFFPAVFINDTEENIQETERLIKEHNIGGLTFFHSRASAATNYESKKKVVFNDDSYQKIKGLIVRYQKAASTPLLISIDAEWGLAMRIEKTPQYPYAITLGALPESKSALVYEVGKQIGLDLKAAGIHYNLSPLADINNNPNNPVIGYRSFGENKEKVADFAVEYLNGMSEVGVLGCLKHFPGHGNTNVDSHLGLPVLKETLEELIENELYPFIKGIENNVDSIMIGHLAVPSLNDGKDTSATLSKPIIETLLRKQLGYDGLVISDALNMHSVSKLYETKGELEWEAFNAGNDVLCFAENVPEGIEAILKNASPERIEESFNRIMKAKEKVGIIADSNFTSGELNFEKTSKLNLEIAQNSITKIIDNSNTELAFEAQKNNQLAKLSLYKNVENTFFKTINSELKSPEFAFENLEVSNISSIEKELQNFETIIISLFVPKAKPMNNFEINTEVLDLLSRLLQTKKCIVYVFGNPYVLPIIPNLSKASGLIQAYQDFEEFQKIAGIQFLENGACNGSLPVNIELQ; translated from the coding sequence ATGAAAATGACAGCACAAGCATTAAGACAAAAAGTGGGACAATTCTTTTTTCCTGCAGTTTTCATAAACGATACCGAAGAAAACATTCAGGAAACCGAACGTTTGATAAAAGAACACAACATTGGCGGATTGACTTTTTTTCATAGTCGTGCGAGTGCTGCAACAAACTACGAAAGCAAGAAAAAAGTTGTTTTTAATGACGATAGTTATCAAAAAATCAAAGGCTTAATTGTTCGTTACCAAAAAGCCGCTTCTACTCCACTTTTAATAAGTATCGATGCCGAATGGGGATTAGCAATGCGTATCGAAAAAACTCCACAATATCCATATGCAATTACGCTTGGCGCTTTACCGGAAAGTAAATCAGCTTTAGTTTATGAAGTTGGAAAACAAATTGGTTTAGACTTAAAAGCTGCTGGAATTCATTATAATTTATCGCCATTGGCAGATATTAATAACAATCCGAATAATCCGGTTATTGGATATCGTTCTTTTGGAGAAAACAAAGAAAAAGTTGCTGATTTTGCTGTTGAATATCTTAACGGAATGTCTGAAGTTGGAGTTTTAGGCTGTCTGAAACACTTTCCCGGACACGGAAACACGAATGTCGATTCGCATTTAGGATTACCGGTTTTAAAAGAAACTCTGGAAGAATTAATAGAAAACGAATTATATCCATTCATTAAAGGAATCGAAAATAATGTTGATTCGATTATGATTGGACATTTGGCGGTTCCTAGTTTAAATGACGGAAAAGATACATCGGCAACTTTATCAAAACCTATTATCGAAACACTTTTACGCAAACAATTGGGTTATGATGGTTTGGTAATTTCTGATGCGCTAAACATGCACAGCGTTTCTAAATTGTATGAAACAAAAGGCGAACTGGAATGGGAAGCTTTCAATGCAGGAAATGATGTTTTATGCTTTGCCGAAAATGTTCCCGAAGGAATCGAGGCAATTCTTAAAAATGCTTCGCCGGAACGTATCGAAGAAAGTTTCAACAGAATAATGAAAGCCAAAGAAAAAGTTGGAATTATTGCTGATTCTAATTTTACTTCGGGAGAATTAAATTTCGAAAAAACATCAAAACTAAATCTTGAAATTGCTCAAAATTCAATTACAAAAATTATTGATAATTCAAATACTGAATTAGCTTTTGAAGCTCAAAAGAACAATCAATTAGCAAAATTGAGTTTATATAAAAATGTAGAAAATACTTTTTTCAAAACGATAAATTCAGAATTAAAATCTCCGGAATTTGCTTTTGAAAACTTAGAAGTTTCAAACATTTCTTCGATCGAAAAAGAACTTCAAAATTTCGAAACCATAATCATTTCATTGTTTGTTCCAAAGGCAAAACCAATGAATAATTTCGAAATTAATACCGAAGTTTTAGATTTACTTTCGAGATTGCTTCAAACCAAAAAATGTATCGTTTATGTTTTCGGAAATCCGTATGTTTTGCCAATAATCCCGAATCTTTCTAAGGCTTCAGGATTAATTCAGGCGTATCAGGATTTTGAAGAATTTCAAAAAATTGCAGGAATTCAATTTCTTGAAAATGGCGCCTGCAACGGAAGCTTACCCGTAAATATTGAACTTCAATAA
- a CDS encoding GNAT family N-acetyltransferase, which yields MSIKRTNSDDIDFINLVALLDKDLAIRDGEDHAFYNQFNKTDKIKHVLVYYENGIPVGCGAFREKESDSTEIKRMFVHPDFRKRGIASQVLAELEIWAKEVGFTYTILETGKNQPEAINLYQKLGYSIIPNYPPYEKMDNSVCMKKTL from the coding sequence ATGAGCATAAAACGAACTAATTCAGACGATATCGATTTTATAAATCTTGTTGCTTTGTTAGACAAAGATTTAGCGATTAGAGACGGCGAAGATCACGCTTTTTACAATCAGTTTAATAAAACCGATAAGATTAAGCATGTTCTCGTTTATTATGAAAACGGAATTCCTGTTGGTTGTGGCGCTTTTAGAGAAAAAGAAAGCGATTCAACCGAAATTAAACGAATGTTTGTACATCCTGATTTTCGAAAAAGAGGAATTGCATCTCAGGTTTTGGCCGAATTAGAAATTTGGGCAAAAGAAGTTGGTTTTACTTATACTATTCTCGAAACCGGAAAAAACCAACCGGAAGCAATCAATTTATATCAAAAACTGGGTTATTCTATAATTCCGAATTATCCTCCTTATGAAAAAATGGATAATAGCGTTTGTATGAAAAAGACTTTATAA